A DNA window from Pseudodesulfovibrio thermohalotolerans contains the following coding sequences:
- a CDS encoding AI-2E family transporter → MFDNDKPYTLDSVVRMVLGAGFFIGMVWLLGYLSGVLVPFVAALLVAYLLNPLTCSLEKRVGNRGVAVLLTMLLLVVVSAAVILLVVPMMVNEFAHMGQVLSRLVSNTELADKVAAHLPPDIWAWVRETVQTPEVQELFTAQGALNAAKAVAGNVVPGIRGVAVGAINAVAGIFGVFVILLYVIFLLADFGRIKAGWQDYLPARYRESVTGFLGEFEKTMGLYFRGQIIVCLIVGVLMSIGFLLIGLPLGLVMGMLIGILNIAPYLGVAGVIPVLFLAGLDSLEAGESVWVGIGLAMAVMAVVQVIQDAVLVPKIQGESLGLSPWLILLSLSIWGRLLGFLGLLIALPMTCLCLSYYRRLLAVKAVETASRPSSETE, encoded by the coding sequence ATGTTCGACAACGACAAGCCGTACACCCTGGATTCCGTGGTGCGGATGGTTTTGGGGGCCGGTTTTTTCATCGGCATGGTCTGGCTGCTTGGCTATCTGTCTGGCGTGCTCGTGCCGTTCGTTGCTGCCCTGCTGGTGGCCTATCTGCTCAATCCCCTGACGTGTTCCCTTGAAAAGCGCGTGGGCAACCGGGGCGTGGCGGTGCTTCTGACCATGCTTCTGCTGGTCGTTGTCTCGGCCGCCGTAATCCTGTTGGTGGTGCCCATGATGGTGAATGAGTTCGCGCACATGGGCCAGGTCCTGTCGCGGCTGGTCTCCAACACGGAGTTGGCCGACAAGGTGGCCGCCCACCTGCCGCCGGATATCTGGGCGTGGGTGCGGGAGACCGTGCAAACGCCGGAGGTGCAGGAACTGTTCACGGCCCAGGGTGCGCTCAACGCGGCCAAAGCCGTGGCCGGAAACGTCGTCCCGGGCATTCGGGGCGTGGCCGTGGGCGCGATCAATGCCGTGGCCGGAATCTTCGGGGTGTTCGTCATCCTGCTGTACGTCATTTTCCTGCTGGCCGATTTCGGGCGTATCAAGGCCGGATGGCAGGACTATCTTCCCGCCCGGTACCGCGAAAGCGTGACGGGTTTTCTGGGCGAGTTCGAGAAGACCATGGGCCTGTATTTTCGCGGCCAGATCATCGTCTGCCTGATCGTCGGCGTGCTCATGTCCATCGGCTTCTTGCTCATCGGCCTGCCCCTTGGCCTGGTCATGGGAATGCTCATCGGCATCCTTAACATCGCCCCCTACCTGGGGGTGGCCGGGGTTATCCCGGTGCTGTTCCTGGCCGGGCTCGATTCGCTTGAGGCGGGCGAGTCCGTCTGGGTGGGCATCGGCCTCGCCATGGCGGTCATGGCCGTGGTCCAGGTCATTCAGGATGCCGTGCTGGTTCCCAAGATCCAGGGTGAGAGCCTGGGGCTTTCCCCGTGGCTCATTCTTCTTTCCCTGTCCATCTGGGGCAGGCTCCTCGGCTTTCTGGGGCTTTTGATCGCCTTGCCCATGACCTGCCTCTGCCTCTCCTATTATCGTCGTCTCCTGGCCGTGAAAGCGGTCGAAACGGCTTCTCGGCCGTCTTCCGAAACGGAGTGA
- the serB gene encoding phosphoserine phosphatase SerB, whose translation MEKIILVHVTGGDRPGLTAELSDVLASYEVDVLDIGQVVIHNFLTLGILIRLPANSQPVLKDLLFKAHELGVTMKLHPLDEEKYNSWVGEAHRPRYIITLLSRSVSAAQISAITKVVSEAGLNIDTIYRLSGRVPLDCNDYECSRGCVEFTVRGTPRDVAELRAKFLEISSELMVDIGFQEDNIFRRNRRLVAFDMDSTLIQAEVIDELAKEAGVGEQVAAITESAMRGELDFKQSLRKRLSLLEGLDESVLQKVADRLPMSEGAETLISNLKNVGYKIAILSGGFTYFGEILRQRYGIDYVYANELEIVDGKLTGRAVGDIVDAQKKAELLQSIAAQEGISLQQVIAVGDGANDLPMLNLAGLGIAFHAKPKVKQGARQAISTLGLDAILFLIGMRSRDVL comes from the coding sequence ATGGAAAAGATCATATTGGTGCATGTGACGGGCGGCGACCGGCCCGGCCTGACGGCGGAGCTGTCCGACGTCCTGGCAAGCTACGAAGTGGATGTGCTCGACATCGGGCAGGTGGTCATCCACAACTTCCTGACCCTCGGCATCCTGATTCGCCTGCCTGCCAATTCCCAGCCGGTGCTCAAGGACCTGCTCTTCAAGGCGCATGAGCTGGGCGTGACCATGAAGCTCCACCCCCTGGATGAGGAGAAATACAACTCCTGGGTGGGCGAGGCGCACCGGCCGCGCTACATCATCACCCTGCTGTCCCGTTCGGTCTCCGCCGCGCAGATTTCCGCCATCACCAAGGTGGTTTCCGAGGCCGGGCTGAATATCGACACCATCTACCGTCTTTCCGGCCGCGTTCCCCTCGATTGCAACGATTACGAGTGCTCGCGCGGCTGCGTGGAGTTCACCGTGCGCGGCACCCCCCGCGACGTTGCCGAACTGCGCGCCAAATTCCTGGAGATATCCTCCGAGCTGATGGTCGACATCGGCTTTCAGGAGGACAACATTTTCCGTCGCAACCGCCGCCTCGTGGCCTTTGACATGGACTCCACCCTGATTCAGGCCGAGGTCATCGACGAACTGGCCAAGGAAGCGGGCGTGGGCGAGCAGGTGGCCGCCATCACCGAGTCCGCCATGCGCGGAGAGCTGGACTTCAAGCAGTCCCTGCGCAAGCGCCTTTCCCTGCTCGAAGGGCTCGACGAATCCGTGCTGCAAAAGGTCGCCGACCGCCTGCCCATGTCAGAGGGCGCGGAAACGCTCATTTCCAACCTCAAGAACGTGGGCTACAAGATCGCCATCCTGTCCGGCGGCTTCACCTATTTCGGGGAAATTCTGCGCCAGCGTTACGGCATCGACTACGTCTACGCCAACGAACTCGAAATCGTGGACGGCAAGCTCACCGGCCGGGCTGTGGGCGATATTGTAGACGCCCAGAAAAAGGCCGAGCTGCTCCAGTCCATCGCCGCCCAAGAGGGCATATCCCTGCAACAGGTCATCGCGGTGGGCGACGGCGCCAACGATCTGCCCATGCTCAATCTCGCCGGATTGGGCATCGCCTTCCACGCCAAGCCCAAGGTCAAGCAGGGCGCGCGGCAGGCCATCTCCACCCTCGGTCTCGACGCCATCCTGTTCCTCATCGGTATGCGCTCCCGCGACGTGCTGTAG
- a CDS encoding bactofilin family protein → MGLFSQKKAKENSELNAFLGVGTEYKGKLEFVGTVRIDGRFEGEITTDGVLILGRKAYIEGILRVGQLNSCGEIRGEVHVKEKAVFEKTSVLKGSLDTSVLVVEQGALVEGAIHMTGAEGLASKPKVVSANFGGSATESAADEPDVAKTGSDDGGA, encoded by the coding sequence ATGGGCCTCTTTTCTCAAAAGAAAGCCAAGGAAAATTCTGAATTGAACGCCTTTCTGGGCGTGGGTACCGAATACAAGGGTAAACTCGAATTCGTCGGCACCGTCCGCATCGACGGCCGGTTCGAAGGCGAAATAACCACTGACGGCGTGCTTATTCTGGGCCGCAAAGCCTACATTGAGGGGATCCTTCGCGTGGGACAGCTCAACTCCTGCGGCGAGATTCGCGGCGAAGTGCACGTCAAGGAAAAGGCCGTTTTCGAAAAGACCAGCGTGCTCAAGGGGAGTCTTGACACTTCGGTGCTTGTTGTGGAACAGGGCGCATTGGTCGAAGGGGCCATACACATGACCGGCGCGGAGGGTTTGGCCTCCAAGCCCAAGGTCGTGTCCGCTAATTTTGGCGGCAGCGCCACAGAGTCCGCCGCCGACGAACCTGACGTCGCCAAGACCGGCTCCGATGACGGCGGGGCCTAA